The following are encoded together in the Streptomyces spinoverrucosus genome:
- the crcB gene encoding fluoride efflux transporter CrcB translates to MTAPKPEQLGVPRPSQAPVLVAVAVGGGIGAAARYAAALWWPAHPGGFPWATFWVNVVGCAVMGAFMVIVTEVWSGAHPLLRPFFGTGVLGGFTTFSTYALDIHNLVGSGHPRTALAYLAATVAAALTAVWLATAATRGALTRRRR, encoded by the coding sequence ATGACAGCCCCGAAGCCCGAGCAGCTCGGCGTCCCCCGTCCCAGCCAGGCCCCCGTCCTCGTCGCCGTCGCCGTCGGCGGCGGGATCGGTGCGGCCGCCCGCTACGCGGCCGCCCTGTGGTGGCCGGCGCATCCCGGCGGCTTCCCCTGGGCGACGTTCTGGGTCAACGTCGTCGGCTGTGCGGTGATGGGCGCGTTCATGGTGATCGTCACCGAGGTGTGGTCCGGCGCCCACCCACTGCTGCGCCCCTTCTTCGGCACCGGTGTGCTCGGCGGCTTCACCACCTTCTCGACCTACGCCCTCGACATCCACAACCTCGTCGGGAGCGGCCACCCGCGCACCGCACTCGCCTACCTCGCCGCGACAGTGGCGGCGGCCCTGACGGCCGTATGGCTCGCCACCGCGGCCACCCGCGGGGCCCTCACCCGGAGGCGGCGATGA
- the crcB gene encoding fluoride efflux transporter CrcB, which translates to MIGTWLLVVVGGMIGASLRYLTDRYLTARAVRSRHDARFPWGTFAANVTGCLVLGLLTGAATAGAAGSHLQVLLGTGLCGALTTYSTFSYETLRLAESGARLHAAANVIGSVTVGLGAAFLGVSIAEAVWS; encoded by the coding sequence ATGATCGGGACCTGGCTGCTGGTCGTCGTCGGCGGCATGATCGGCGCCTCACTCCGCTACCTCACCGACCGCTACCTCACCGCCCGCGCGGTGCGGTCCCGGCACGACGCCCGCTTCCCGTGGGGCACCTTCGCCGCGAACGTCACCGGCTGCCTGGTCCTCGGCCTGCTCACCGGCGCCGCGACCGCCGGAGCCGCCGGTTCCCACCTCCAGGTGCTCCTCGGCACCGGCCTGTGCGGCGCGCTGACCACGTACTCGACCTTCTCCTACGAGACCCTGCGGCTCGCCGAGTCCGGGGCCCGCCTGCACGCGGCCGCCAACGTGATCGGCAGCGTGACGGTCGGGCTCGGCGCGGCGTTCCTCGGGGTGTCGATCGCCGAGGCCGTCTGGTCGTAG
- a CDS encoding fatty acid desaturase family protein, with protein MANPMVLPVNSSTREEQREQQKGSDFSELSRRITEAGLLRRRPLYYTVRFGAVALSLTGGVWAFLALGNSWSQLIVAAFLAVVFGQLGLAAHDLAHRQVFTRRRPSEAGGLLVANLLLGMSYGWWMNKHTRHHANPNHETKDPDVSPDILVWSQRQARKAKGLPRFIGKHQAALFFPLLTLEGLNLSFASFKALRKASMKRPALEGTLLVVHFVVYFGALFTVLSPAKALAFIAVHQGLFGIYLGSVFAPNHKGMPMIEEGTRLDFLRRQVLTSRNVRGGALIDAFMGGLNYQIEHHLFPSMPTPALGGAQVITERYCAELGIPYHQTGLLASHREAMRHLRSVGEPLRSGGN; from the coding sequence ATGGCCAATCCAATGGTGCTCCCGGTGAACTCGTCCACGCGCGAAGAACAACGCGAACAGCAAAAGGGAAGCGACTTTTCCGAACTGTCGCGCCGCATAACAGAAGCCGGGCTGCTGCGGCGCCGGCCGTTGTATTACACCGTGCGTTTCGGGGCAGTGGCCCTTTCTCTCACGGGAGGCGTCTGGGCGTTTCTCGCGCTGGGGAACAGCTGGAGCCAGCTGATCGTCGCCGCTTTTCTGGCCGTGGTCTTCGGCCAGCTCGGTCTGGCGGCCCACGACCTCGCCCACCGGCAGGTCTTCACTCGCCGACGCCCCAGTGAGGCCGGCGGTCTGCTGGTCGCCAATCTGCTGCTGGGCATGAGCTACGGCTGGTGGATGAACAAACACACCCGGCACCATGCGAACCCGAATCACGAGACAAAGGACCCGGACGTCTCCCCCGACATTCTGGTGTGGTCACAGCGGCAGGCACGCAAGGCAAAGGGGCTGCCCCGGTTCATCGGAAAGCACCAGGCCGCGCTCTTCTTTCCGCTGCTCACCCTGGAAGGGCTGAATCTGAGTTTCGCCAGCTTCAAGGCGCTGAGGAAGGCGTCGATGAAACGGCCGGCGCTGGAGGGGACACTGCTCGTCGTCCATTTCGTGGTGTACTTCGGAGCCCTGTTCACCGTCCTGTCCCCCGCCAAGGCGCTCGCTTTCATCGCCGTCCACCAGGGCCTGTTCGGGATCTATCTCGGCTCGGTGTTCGCCCCCAACCACAAGGGGATGCCGATGATCGAGGAGGGGACGCGGCTGGACTTCCTGCGCCGCCAGGTCCTCACCTCGCGCAACGTCAGGGGCGGGGCGCTCATCGACGCCTTCATGGGCGGACTCAACTACCAGATCGAGCACCATCTCTTCCCCAGCATGCCGACGCCTGCGCTCGGCGGGGCCCAGGTCATCACCGAGCGGTACTGCGCCGAGCTGGGCATCCCGTACCACCAGACCGGGCTGCTGGCCTCCCACCGAGAGGCGATGCGCCACCTCAGGAGTGTCGGAGAGCCGCTGCGGAGCGGCGGCAACTGA
- a CDS encoding FadR/GntR family transcriptional regulator, with product MEAVLAHLRGAIERGEYAIGDKLPSEAELCRTLEVSRPVLREALRALQTMGLTVAKTGKGTFVVANSVEDPTFGDYSASDLLEVRRHVEIPVAGYAALRRTPENLDHLAHLLDRMERETDTTAWVAMDTLFHLAVAEAAQNPVFRRVIEEIRDALARQSAFLNELGGRREQSNREHRAIVEALTDGSEQDAVEAMSHHLDRVETTLTDIVRPARTDTSSGSGA from the coding sequence ATGGAAGCGGTGCTCGCCCACCTTCGCGGCGCCATCGAGCGCGGCGAGTACGCGATCGGCGACAAGCTCCCCTCCGAGGCGGAGCTCTGCCGCACGCTCGAGGTCTCCCGGCCCGTGCTGCGGGAGGCCCTGCGCGCCCTGCAGACGATGGGGCTGACCGTGGCCAAGACCGGCAAGGGCACCTTCGTCGTCGCCAACAGCGTCGAGGACCCCACCTTCGGCGACTACTCGGCCAGCGACCTGCTGGAGGTGCGCCGCCACGTCGAGATCCCGGTCGCCGGGTACGCGGCGCTGCGCCGCACCCCGGAGAACCTCGACCACCTCGCCCACCTGCTGGACCGGATGGAGCGGGAGACGGACACCACCGCGTGGGTCGCGATGGACACCCTCTTCCACCTGGCTGTGGCCGAGGCCGCGCAGAACCCGGTGTTCCGCCGGGTCATCGAGGAGATCCGGGACGCGCTGGCCCGCCAGTCGGCGTTCCTGAACGAGCTGGGCGGACGGCGTGAGCAGTCCAACCGTGAGCACCGGGCGATCGTCGAGGCGCTGACCGACGGCTCCGAGCAGGACGCGGTCGAGGCCATGTCCCACCACCTCGACCGGGTCGAGACCACCCTCACCGACATCGTGCGCCCCGCGCGCACGGACACCTCCAGCGGATCCGGCGCGTGA
- a CDS encoding asparaginase encodes MYSSSVADAPLVREPLHAPVAHLIRAGIVEGIHYGSVVVLGADGEVQFQLGDIEAAFYPRSALKPVQAVAMVRAGLPLDGELLSLAAASHSGEERHLAGTRRILELAGLAESDLRNVPDLPFDPVVRDAWVREGRMPSRLAQNCSGKHAAMLYTAKLNGWSLDDYLDPAHPLQQAIAEIVEDLTGQRVAQVTVDGCGAPLFSVSLHGLARATTRIVTAEPGTPEARVADAMREHAEMASGSGRDVAALMRAVPGLLAKDGFEGVQVAALPDGRAVAVKIADGANRARIPVVAAAVARAGVDPAVLGEFAGEPLLGGGRPVGWVRPVRALDPATASV; translated from the coding sequence ATGTACAGCAGCTCCGTCGCGGACGCACCCCTCGTCCGTGAGCCCCTCCACGCCCCCGTCGCCCACCTCATACGCGCCGGGATCGTCGAGGGCATCCACTACGGCTCCGTCGTCGTCCTCGGCGCCGACGGCGAGGTCCAGTTCCAGCTCGGCGACATCGAGGCGGCGTTCTACCCGCGCTCGGCGCTCAAGCCCGTCCAGGCCGTGGCCATGGTGCGCGCCGGGCTGCCGCTCGACGGCGAGCTGCTCTCCCTCGCCGCCGCCAGCCACTCCGGCGAGGAACGCCACCTCGCCGGCACCCGCCGCATCCTCGAATTGGCCGGACTCGCCGAGAGCGACCTGCGCAACGTCCCCGACCTGCCGTTCGACCCGGTGGTCCGGGACGCCTGGGTGCGCGAGGGCCGGATGCCCTCCCGGCTCGCCCAGAACTGCTCCGGCAAGCACGCCGCCATGCTGTACACGGCCAAGCTCAACGGCTGGTCCCTCGACGACTACCTCGACCCGGCGCACCCGCTCCAGCAGGCCATCGCCGAGATCGTCGAGGACCTCACCGGGCAGCGCGTCGCCCAGGTGACCGTCGACGGCTGCGGCGCGCCCCTCTTCTCCGTCTCCCTGCACGGCCTCGCCCGCGCCACCACCCGGATCGTCACCGCCGAGCCCGGTACCCCCGAGGCGCGTGTCGCCGACGCGATGCGCGAGCACGCCGAGATGGCCTCCGGCTCCGGGCGGGACGTGGCCGCGTTGATGCGGGCCGTGCCGGGGCTGCTCGCCAAGGACGGGTTCGAGGGTGTGCAGGTCGCCGCGCTGCCGGACGGCCGGGCCGTCGCCGTGAAGATCGCCGACGGGGCGAACCGGGCGCGGATTCCGGTTGTCGCGGCGGCGGTCGCTCGCGCGGGCGTTGATCCTGCGGTGCTCGGCGAGTTCGCGGGGGAGCCGTTGCTCGGTGGAGGCCGGCCGGTGGGGTGGGTGCGGCCGGTGCGGGCGTTGGACCCGGCGACTGCGTCCGTCTGA